TACCTCAAGGTCCACTTGTAGCTTTCTGCTGGGCTTTCATCCAAATTTCATGGACTTGTCTTCTGATGAAGAACATAAGATTTGCtcgaaagctctggaaaaagctaCCGTAATGAGAGGACCTTGATTAGTTTTCTAAGGCTGTTGAAGACTCCGGTGTGAAAGCTTGTTGATGGCCTTAGAAACAGCAGCTTGATCAAATATTCTAACAGATCTTAGCTTTTTCTAGAGCTTTCAACTCTATCTCACCCTCTTCCTCATTAGATGGAGTTTGAACAGCTGTCATGGTGACTAGTTTACAGCAACAGTTACATAAAAGTAGcaatctccatgacaactgattAAACTCAGTCTGCTGAGGAAGACAAAGAGATGCACTTAACATTTCAGGAAAAGTCTATTAAGTGGAAAATCGTTTTGGTCATTATTtataaagtgtttgttgttgatgtgttgATTTTGCGTTGTTTACTAGATGTAATTTAACTAATATTTCCACACCTTCTTGTTTTTGGCTCTCAGGTTCGACTTCCTCTAGAAGTGAGACACTTTGGTCCTCTCAAAGCTCTTTGTCTATACCAGTCAAAGAGCTTTCCCCCCGCTGCTTCCCACTCCATCTTTTTTCCATCTCACTGCTACCCCTTGTGCAGACACCATGGGTACGGTGCTGTCTCTATCTCCCAGCTACCGCAAGGCTGTGCTGTTTGAGGATGGCCCTGCCACGGTAGGCCACTATACGGCAGTGCAGAACAGCAAGAATGCCAAGGATGCCGCCGCAGCAGCTGGGAAATCCCTCAAACGCCCCTCCATCATCAGTGTGTTGCCATGGAAGCGCATTGTGGCTGTATCGGCGAAAAGAAAGGGCTCCAAAAAGTTGCAGGCTGAAGGCGGGGATGGAGGGAAAGGGAGCTCTCCTGATGGCCATGCCTTGGCCACGTCCAACTCAGCATCCAATAGCCTGAAGCTGAAGAAGTCTCAGTCCTGTGCTAACCTTTCATCTTACTCCTCTAGCCTGGACCCCTCGGTCACTACCACCACTACCTCCTCCCAGCTGCCAATCTCCAAGACCTTGGCTAGCGTAGCTACTGTTGCTGCCAAAAAGAATTCCCTCACAAGTTCCGGGATTCAGCCGTTGACTGCAACTGGCACACCAAAGCGTGTCATTGTCCAGGTAATATTAACCGTTTCGCATTTTGTACTCAAAAGTTGTCACTAATTGAGTGTGTTGTTGCCTCATTTCACTTAATCCTTTCCCcattcctctttccttctctttttgcAACCCAGGCTTCCACCAGCGAACTGATGCGCAGCCTGGGTGAGTTCCTGTGCCGTCGGTGCTTACAGACTGAAGCGTCTATCCCCAACAGATCCGGTGCTGTGGCTGCGCAGCGTCGACCgctccctcctcctgcagggCTGGCAGGATCAGGGCTTCATCACTCCGGCCAATGTGGTCTTCCTCTACATGCTGTGCCGCGATGTGGTCTCATCTGAGGTGGCTTCAGAGCGTGAGCTGCAGGCTTCACTGCTcacctgtctctacctgtcctATTCCTACATG
This genomic window from Anoplopoma fimbria isolate UVic2021 breed Golden Eagle Sablefish chromosome 11, Afim_UVic_2022, whole genome shotgun sequence contains:
- the LOC129099034 gene encoding LOW QUALITY PROTEIN: cyclin-dependent kinase 5 activator 1-like (The sequence of the model RefSeq protein was modified relative to this genomic sequence to represent the inferred CDS: deleted 1 base in 1 codon), which gives rise to MGTVLSLSPSYRKAVLFEDGPATVGHYTAVQNSKNAKDAAAAAGKSLKRPSIISVLPWKRIVAVSAKRKGSKKLQAEGGDGGKGSSPDGHALATSNSASNSLKLKKSQSCANLSSYSSSLDPSVTTTTTSSQLPISKTLASVATVAAKKNSLTSSGIQPLTATGTPKRVIVQASTSELMRSLGEFLCRRCYRLKRLSPTDPVLWLRSVDRSLLLQGWQDQGFITPANVVFLYMLCRDVVSSEVASERELQASLLTCLYLSYSYMGNEISYPLKPFLVEAEKEAFWDRCLEIINRMSGKMLQINTDPHFFTQVFADLKNESKKEEEKTKLLIGLDR